Genomic DNA from Gilliamella sp. ESL0441:
AAATCACCAGCAATAATCCATTTACCATTTGGATCACGGCTATATTTGATAGAATCGATAATTAAATTCATTTCATCAATTCTTTTTTCTGTCCAAAATGGATTCATATGGGTAATAACAAAATGATAATTGCCAATATCGGCATACAGCGCACCATGCCATAGATTATCCACGACTTTATCAACATTGACTATAGGATATTTTGACGTAATGGCGACAGGGAAAAAAGCGGCATCATCAGGTTTTTCTTTCAATAATACCGCATATTTATGTCCATAACTTGCGGCAAATTTTTCAAGCTTTTCACGAGTAAAAAAATTCATTTCTTGCCAGGCAATAATATCGGCATCTTGTGCTTTTGCCCATTCGATAAATTTCTGTTTTCCGTCTGTTTCGTCTAATTTCATACCATTATAGACATTGTAACTAATGATTTTAAGGTCTTTCACATCATCAATTGAAGCAAAAACAGTTGAAGTACTTAGGATAAAACTACTGATAATGGCTGCTAATTTTAATTTCCTTTTAATCATAATGATATACCTTTCTTTGATTAAGATTAGTTTTTAGTATGAGGTTGATTGAGCTCTAAAAAAATATCTTTTTCTGATTTTTGTGATGTATATCAATATATTTTTATCTAGGTTAGTGTTTTTTTATGATTGATAGAAATAATTCCGAAGCATTATTTTCCAATGTGATTTCAAACTTTTTATAAGCTTTACTAAAATCACTGCCGGTTAAGGTTAAAAGTTGCTGC
This window encodes:
- a CDS encoding endonuclease/exonuclease/phosphatase family protein, translating into MIKRKLKLAAIISSFILSTSTVFASIDDVKDLKIISYNVYNGMKLDETDGKQKFIEWAKAQDADIIAWQEMNFFTREKLEKFAASYGHKYAVLLKEKPDDAAFFPVAITSKYPIVNVDKVVDNLWHGALYADIGNYHFVITHMNPFWTEKRIDEMNLIIDSIKYSRDPNGKWIIAGDLNSFSPADKETYDKSNLLNDIKEKQKKRPILENLVNGQLSYTVQQNLLDAGFIDALKIKNKEFIATAPTKVFYDQASTPLRYDYIYVSPPLKNDVIEVKVLKDDFTDNYSDHYPVQMIIKNKSSQP